Genomic window (Phragmites australis chromosome 5, lpPhrAust1.1, whole genome shotgun sequence):
CATCCGTTCGCATGCCCCTCTAGTGATTATGCATGGACGATAGCGGCACCATCGTAGTCATCTTACTCGAGTCAAGAAGATGAGCCTGGGTCCGACCCCCGTTCGATCtcatgagggacttcttcgggggcacaccggACTACGACTTTGTCACGTGGTCTCCAGTTGCCCACTGCTCCACTATCGTCGCAGCAGACCCGGGAGGAGGCCTCGACTCCCTTGATCGCTATGAGGCCTACTAGGCAGGTTGTTCCACCGGAcaacctgacctactctaggggacACGTGAGGGCGAACCAGCGGTAGCGGCGATAGGACCATGATGGTGGTAACAACTGACGACAGCGAGGGAGGCAGTAGTAGGATTTTATATTTGCTTTCGTAACTTaaatgtttgtttcatgatgcatgttCGATTCACAAACTAGTCCTATATATTCGgacgtgtctactttctatgtactACATGTGATCGCACGAAACTGCCTTTTATGAAAGATGTGACCGCACGCTACCGCCTTTTATGAACGATGTGACCGCACATCTGCTTTCTATGTATTACAAATTTAGACATTACTACTTATCATGTCATTggtgcatttcttaatcccatgtgacATCACTCTACCATCTTCTTAGAGTGAAGTCACCTCTCGCTGCCACTTTTTTAGGGAGATGCGACCCCTAGCCGTTAACTTTTTAGACTGAAGAAATCGCTCATATGCCACCTTTTTAGACCGATGTGACCACATGCTGTCGACTACTCATAGTCCAATGACTGCTCACTACGGGAAGATATCGAATGCATGTATAGTTTCTAAATTACATACCTACAATCGATGCGCACACCATCGATCCCTGCTTATAAAAGGCGAGGCCGAGGCAATGAGAAGGTCATGATATCACAGTTTTTCAAAACACCACTATTATTTGATACCTAATACCAAACCATGGCTGACTCCTCAAGTAGACATTTTTCATGGACATCCAAATTCTCAATGATAGCCCTATAGACTATGAGCGAGACCTAGGCAAAATGTGACGatgtgttcaaggaggagaaTCTGAACAAAGTGATGTCGAAATGGCAGACCATGACTCGTTATCCTTGTTTCACCATGGAGGAATGACGGCGAATGGTAAGCTCTGTGACCTCTATGGACCTAAAGACGCACTTGTTAGAGCGTCGTCATAGATATATCATAGTGTGCGAACTAGCTGACATAGCAAAGTATTTTAGCAAGCGAGCACATACGATATTTATGCACCCTCAGCAGTACGAGGAGCACCTTAAAGTATGTTCATCATTATTACATGTCTCAGTTAATTGTTATGTTGCACTTCTAAGATAcgtttatattttcatatactcttttttatactagGTATTCCCTCGTGATGAAGAGTTGCTGAACAAACCCATCGAGAACTTTTTTAGGCTGCATCTACTATTCGGTGACAGCTGCCTATCCGAACATAACTGGAGACACAGAGGCGGCCATTCAAGACCTTCACGCCGTTGTGAAAGAGGCAGTGGTTCGAGCCACCGTGAAAGAGGCGGTCATTCAACAACAACCACAAGAGGACGTGCTTCTATCACTTCCACCACAACCGAATGGGTTGGTTTCAAGGATGATGACTTCGTGCTTACTCCTTAGAGAACTCCACGTCGTTGCGAATTCTCTAACGACAGGACAGATGACTAGgatcctaactttgattattttccgTATATGCCACATAGACTAAAATTCCCAGAATACGATTACCATTGGATGAAGGCACAGACAACTTTAAGGGCCATTTCGTCTGTAATATTTATGCTACTAAATGTTGTACTTGTTGAATTCAAGGTagttatatcatttttaatctattacctaAGTTGTGTATGTATCTTAGATGTAGCCTATATGTTACATGCTATTAGTAATATTCAAATTCTATGTACTCATCTCATGTACGCATTCTATCTAACATTCAGTGTGGTTTTATTCATTTCACTTAcatgtatttattctatcttcactttaatattttttgagatttttgttATCTTTATCTTAGATAACTTATgagatttttgttatttttataacaAAATAGGGGTAACCGTCCCCTGAAAGGGCTGCAAGAGCACTaacgccctctcagagggtggtaAAGGGGCGCTGGGGGTCTAACACGAGCGCTAACCGTCATCTCAGAGGGCAGTAAAGGGAGTGTGAGGCCTAACCGCCTTCTGAAAGGGTGGTAACAGATACCCGTGTCACCGTGGCATGCTAACCACTCCGTGAAAGAGTTGCAATTCTTTCAGAGGACGGTAGGCTCCTATTTATACAAATCTTTTCATCAGgaggtctatttatttaaatattaatgttagaaaatgtaaagaaaacttgaagaaaGACACGTTACCTTACCTTAGAGCTCGCACAGAAGAGGAGACTGTCAAAGGAAAAGGAATGGGAGTAAGCACATGTGTTTGTGTTGAGATTACTACTGGACTTGGACTGGGCTATGATAATAGGGAGCCCAGATATATGGTAGCAGACTGGGCTTAACTCCAGCGTGCACAATCCGCAAGATACATGTGTTGATCATATGCAATTTACTGAAGTCACTGAACTAGAACATTGAAAATCAGTATCACGTACTGCTGATATATATAGTAGCTAAATAATGTACTCAAACTCTCATATAACCACATAAAAAGGGACAAAACAAATTTCCCATAAAACTGAAGCCATACTGGATTGCTGGAGAGCGCACACTTTCATAAATAAAATGGAATTGCTGAAATTGGCCTAGACCTGGAATGAACACAAGTTAACATGGAAAACCATCGATTCAGAACCAACCAAAATGGACACGAGCCAGTGATCTACAAGCCCAAAACAGAAGGAAGACGAAGCCAACAAACAACTACTACTGGATGCAATTAGAATCCATCCAGATTCATGCTCCTTACCTGTTTAATTACATGGCAAGTTTGCCCAAGAGCTCATGACATCTAAATCTGGAATAGACTAAAACTGGTTACAATACACATGGGTATCAGTTAGGAAAGGAAACTCACATCCACAACCAACCCAATTGTAAGCAGACAGGCTCAGAATTTGCTCATTACTCATGACAGAGAGGAATGGAATAAACATGCATGGTACTAGGAGTATCTAAGTTGAGCGATTTATTCTATCTTTAACATACATAGTACAAAGAAGGGAGAAAAAATATCTGCACTATCAACTTACCGGAGACCATGCTAGTTTACAATTTATAATTTACTGATTCAACTACAAGCTGTGTAACGTTGCTGTCATAAACTAACTAGTATGTATGGCAGCGGAAAAATCGATCAGTGTTGATGTCTTTGGGTGCCAAAGAAGCCAGCAGCAAACAGGTCGAGGTTGAGGTTGAGGCGCCTGACTTGTTGGGTCTTGTCTGCcgtgctcctgctgctgctgcttctgcttctgcttctgcttctgcttctgaaAGGAGTGAGGCCAGCATCTACCAGACTGGTAGGTGAAGAATAGTGAACGCTGTGGCTGCGGCGGAGCCAGTGGAGTCTGTTCTTGAGCCGGGGCCGGCAATGCCCAACAGAATCATCGGGGAGTGATATCTCCATAACATTCCCAGCGGAAGACGCGGAGTGGCTGCTGTTGAGGCGAATACCTTGCGACTGTGATGAGGAGGAACTTGCAACGGCGGCACTGCCCGGGTGGTGGGCGTACCTTGACCTCGAGGACTCGGAGAAGGACCTGTTGAGCAGATGGCGGCTTGCAGGCTTGGCGAGGAAGCCCCTGATTGCCCACACTTGGTTCCACCTGAGGCTCCCCGTCCTCCTCTCGACCACAGCAACGCCAGTGGTTGTCGTacaaggagcagcagcagcaacatgagcaggagcagcggcggtggtggaggaggaggcatccaaGGACTGGCGGGAGGGGAAGCAGGAGGAGTggttggcggcggcggaggtgtcGCAGCAGGCCATCCAGTCGCTGCAGGACTGACGAAGGGATCGCTTGCGCTGCAGGTCGGGGGCCGGATCTTGGCTGTCGCCGCAGCTGGTCGAGGCCTGCTCCTGCTGGTTTGCTCCTTGGTCCTCTAACTGGAAGAGGTGAAGGAGCGTGGTCCgccctgctcctgctcctgctcctgctcctgctgtgGAACATGGAGGcgacggctcctcctcctccaggtCCAGGCTCTGCAGGCCCGGCGGGGCAAGGTAAGGAAGAGGTTGTGGGGAGGCCAGAACAAGATTGGTAGCGTGGAGCCTATCGAGGAGGCAGGCGGAGCAGAAGCCGGTAAAGGGCGGCTCCGAGGGGTGCTTCGGGcacctcctcctcgacgccgacGCAGCATCGCCATCGGCCCCATTGCCCATCCGGATCGGGATTGCCGGATTGGTCTTGGAACTGGAACTGGATAGATTTGGACTGACGAGAAGATGAAACGGAGACTCTATTCGGAGATTTGATCAATCAGCGAGGGTTGACCGGGGAAGACTAGGGTTCTGGTCGACCGACCGCCGGCTCGGCTCCGTTTGGTCTGGTCGGGGGAAGGAAGTGGGGAACAGAAGAAGCCAGCCACAGGCCACAGCCAGGAAGAAGACGAGCACTCTCACTCGCTGACTCGCAGTCGCAGAGAAGAGGTAGCCGTTGGGTTGGCTGGCTCCTCCCTTCTGCTCCGTTGGCTTTGGACGCTGCCATGTGGGCCCTACTCTCAGGCCATCGACTTTGGGCCCATGGGCCATTGTGGCAGGCCAGGCACAAAACATGCCTTCAACCAAACAAAGTAGTAACCAACAGGCAGCCCTAAGCTTTGCAAAGGCTTCAGTGTTGACGTCATCGCTAGCGTTGATGAAGTGCCTGAGCGTTTAGCGATTCAAAAGCATGTCTTTCGATATGCTACTCgtgaaaataaaaaactttaaaaCTTTTTTCGAAGCTCCTTCGTTGAGAAAGGTATCGGCTTCAAGTTACAAGCTCAGCGTGACCCACTGCCAGCACAGTGGTGGTTAGCTGAGTGGCTGCTCTGATCatcgatgatgaagaggatcGGGGAATCCCAGCAAGGATCACGATATATCTCTTCTTTTTATCAAGGGTGTCAGTGTAAAAACTACAATATAATTCTTTACATATCTATATAAAATAACCCggtttctccaaaaaaaaaaaaaaaggcagccCTCAGATCTTTACCtcatatctatatctatatatatagtcTTTACCTCTGCATAACAATTTTTTCAATTCACTCATAatgaggatatataattatttattatatatttactataaatatagaatATTCATAAAGGGTATCTATTATACATGTGTCCTTTACTCATTTCAGTTTGGTTTGCAACCACCATTCGGGTAAGTAAGGCATGTGTTAAAATATCCACCACTTAGTCGTGTTCAAAACGGAGATTATCCCTGTAACATCCTAAAATCCTATGTTGTAGTTTTTAAGATAATTAATTGTTATTAATGTGAGACTACGGGTTTAATTTTTAAGAGATCGAGtttctttaaaattttagaatATAAATTTGATTCTTTCATAATTCGTTTGGTGTGTTCAATCTGTGATGATTAATTTGTTTGGTGTTAATGTATTTAtgagattttctttcttttattttcttgagaTTTTCTGTTCATcaaaaatcatattttatatgcatAGCatcttgttttgaattttgagataaaCCAGCTTAGCCAAAAGTTATAATAATTTAACCAGATACACCTTATGGTTTGCAGTATTTTAGTAAATTTtggtagaatttttagagcGCATCTAAATAGGTTTTTGAAAATCAAAGTTTTATTAGCTAAAAATAGATGCGTACTTTACAGGCCACGTTTTCTCTTTCTTAACCTATTTCCTTTCCTTTGGCCCAACTCAAATCGACTGCCGCGGCACAAGATGCTTCGGCCATTATCATCGTTCTCGCCATGCTACTCCCTGTGCTCGTCTCAGCTAAGGACCGTGACCATGCCGCCTCTCATACGCTTGTCCTTCTCATCCTTATCCCCTCGCTCGAATCCGCTCACCTCTACACGCTCGCGCACTTCTGCTCCCTCTCTGCTTTGCTGTTGGCCTCGCGCTGAGTGTGCGGCGTGGTGACGCCACCATGCCCCGCCTCCCTTCTCTGGCTTTTGGAGCACACTCGGCAAGCGGGAGGAGTATTAGagcacactcggcaaactggcatccaaaatgccagattgaacagTCTTGCGACACGTGtcacgtttgccgagtgttatactcggcatagccttgtttacccagtgttacactcggcaaactgttatATACCAGATTGccaattgatccataccagattcaaaactgtcgctacaattcaaaataatttatatatatttcacagattaccaccttcgcataaacatcgcatattacacaaacatcacataaaccgtcgcataaacatcacatatgccacaaacatcacataaaccatCGCATTAAcatcgcaagtgacacaaacatcacaaattgTCGTGATAAGATAacaaaacatagtccaaacaaaaagaaaatgttgcaggccgtaacggactccacacttgattaccacctttacctgcatcaatcaaggagcagaaacactaagtaagaagtatgcatttgaaagtaaacagaaatgctaagtagagcattgaaatgaagccaatctacacatcctcgggctgtccaaaaaatgtgaacaattcgaaacagttacggttatagatatgcaaagacttgcatatttataaccataactctttcaaacgggagacgcataggttacgcgacatgcacatcctaaagcctaaattagccaaaatttaaaatttcgGCGGCATCtcctttgtaataaatagcaaaactggCATAACAACACAGGCATAACAACACAACAACACAGGCATGACAAATATGGAGAATACAACCATCTAAAGACTAATTAGAGGACAACGCAGACTGAAATCTGAATCAACTTTCATAACCCATTCCCCGGATAGTATTGCCACGAGGACTCCATATGATCTACTTCATGTGCTACCAGCAACACATGCCCACAATGACATGATTCACATATGAAGTCCTCATGGCAATACTGTCCGGAGGAGGGGGTAAAAGGagggaggagcacatggcttcaacGGCGCATGGcgtgtggcggtaccttgtaccccgggcgtcggaggggggcggcgcggggcgACGTTGGTCGGCACGGGGCGAGGTGGCGTGGGGCAGCGCGGGGCGGCGTCGGagcagcggcggcgcggggcggcgctgGCCAGCGCGGGGCGAGGTGGCGTcggccggcgcggggcggcgtcGGAGCGGGCCGACGCGGGGCGAGGTGGCGTCGGGCAGAGCGGGGCGAggcggcgtcgggcagcgcgGGGCGAGGTGGAGTGGGTCGGCGCGgagcggcgtcggagggggggcggcgcggggcggcgctggccagcgcggggcggggcggcggcggcggcgctgggcggggcggcagcggaggagggggagttgggaggagggggagaggggcgctggaggcagcggcggagggggggcgcgggaggcggcggcggcggcggcggcggccggggagaAGGCAAGAGGATATTTTGAGATCTGTCCCCGCGCGCGGCCGGGGtggggaaaccctatattcggTAAATTGCCGAGTGTCGTTTTTTGCCGAGTTTCAAatctagaacactcggcaaagcccaggtttgccgagtgccaaatcacggacactcggcaaatcacttgtttgccgagtgtgaacGCAAGAACAGTCGAcaaacacctgaattttttttttgctacaaatgcacttaatgaattaaaaatagcaaacggacccacaAAAATGCcagattttaacatcgaatatgctatgttgtatgttgagtgtagaaaaagtttcaagatcaaacgacgattcaaccgtcacttcggcttcaaacctgatccgttccctctcgaaaccacgattcttcctcggagatgcttcggtttctaagcattgtacgtgataacttttgcgaaaccttctcaaatttttatcacagcctctacgtatcatatcatgacactatggcaagtctcatgtttttcaaacttcgtttgttttttttagaattaaaaaaccaataagctacatgttggtggtcgagtgttgctgcccagatgtttcaaatttcttttcatttcttgggtaaggcctaaaaatagactcaacaacatgaatatgatttttctacccatttttgttcattatttcatgtacttgcagatcaaatttgacttatatccattaaaagccaagaaatacacttaatgaattaaaaatagcaaacagacccagaaaaatgccaaagtttaaagtggaatatgctatgttgtatgttgagtgtagaaaaagtttcaaggtcaaacgatgattcaaccgtcactttggcttcaaacctgatccgttccctctcgaaaccatgATTCTTtttcggagatgcttcggtttctaagcatcgtacatgacagcttttgcgaaaccttctcaaatttttaccacAGCCTCTatgtatcatatcatgacaccatggcaagtctcatgtttttctacccatttttgttcgttatttgacttatatccatcaaatcatttcttatgcaaaagAGTTGTCCATAGAGTTGGATTTCGATGGaacatagcaaacatgttatccatccaagaatcaCCAAATGAAGTCActtttttgttccaccacttctcactatgctaccagctaccttctctgatgcacttaacgatgaaccaagcaaaacccatagatCAGAAGGGCAGCTTGGTGTGTCAAGCTaatctgcttttgcttcttccacttggcaagcattgaaaattccttctttgtctggatgacagctggaatgatagtatatagtagagaaattccttttttaaggcaaggaagaagaattgtcattctcctttgtttgtgagctcagctcatcacacggtagcatctttgacacatgttcagagcacaactgattccaagggccactcccaggagtccacatctgctgcatctcaatcttgaagcacgactgaattctaactctaagttcataacaatatcatccttaaaccatactgcagtagtaccggaatcgatgtgtggcgacccttggttggttgttattacgagaaagaaaagagaacaaaaggaaactaaaaagaaaataaagaaaaaaaatagtttgccgagtgcttaatatcgggcactcggcaaacatttatgtttgccgagtgtccgttagacgacactcgacaaaggggcgactcgccgtcagccgccgaacggagggacacgtggcgcgttgtttgccgagtgcccgaattcgccgagtgttttttctctattttgccgagtgctaatgtttgccgagtgttttttgaggtatttaccgagtgtctaattgtttgccgagtgcttttgtcgggcactcggcgtaggtggttgtttgccgagtgcccgatataatgcactcggcatacacgtaggcactcggcatacacatcGATTCCGGTAGTGTAGATATCCCTACTTAGTATATAAGTATTCATTATCGATTTATTGATCGTCGacactcaaaaaaaatatctttcaaattcttaaaaaaattctaatttacCAACATTAATTACCTTTTGGCAGTACTTGACTACAAATGAAGGGAGGCATATTGTACAATTGATCACAAAGTAACTAAGATCATCACATGCTTAAGAAAATTGGAACCACCAtcatgcatatgatcaattagaTATATCATCATGCATGCTACGAAAATCAATTAATCTTTTGCAGCCTGCTGCAGGGTCGATCAGAGAAACGCCGCCCGGCCACGATACATAGCTATCAATTAAGCTACAAATTAACTGCAACACATATccaagctgaaataaacagagaGCTAGGGAATTGAAACTACCTAGCTAATTGCATTGCATGCTGTAACTACATTAGTTCGAATTCGACATACATATGTAGCATATTAATTGCATATATCTGGCCTGATATATAGATCGATGCAGAGGCATAGGCCGGCACAGCACAGTAGCGAGCTAGGTACATCGATCCATCATGCATGCGCGCGCATGTGCCGATTGGATCATCATGAGACGCCAAGCCTAAGCTCCAGGTCGAGACCGTCATCCTCTGGGCCACCTAGAGTGGTAGTGGCTGCATTGCAGCtgcaaaccaccccaatccccAACTCCAAGCTCACCGTTGTCGGCGCCGCCATCGATGAGCTCTTATCATCACGATCATGCttcttgttgctgctgctgttgctggaaCAGCGATGACGATGGTACTGTGGAGGCGGCGGATCGTTGAGGTTGGGAATAGGAGGAGTCATCGCCGGTGCCCTGGAGCTAGCCGCTCTTGCAGCAGCCGGAGGAGCAGGAAGAGGAGGGGAGCCGTGCCTGAGCCTGGCCCTGTCCCTCCTGTGGACATTCATGTGGCCCCCGAGGGCCTGCGCGGACCTGAACTCCCTCTTGCAGAAGCTGCAGGGGTAGGACCTCGGCGGCCAGGTGAAGCTGGCCATGAAGCCACAGCTGTAGCTCCATGGCTGCTGCTCTCCTGTGtcatccctctccctctccatcgCTCTGAACTACCTAAGAGATGGAGCCAGACTagtggaagaggaggagctAGCTTAAGTGGTGGACGACATGTGAAGTGAAACGAAATCGTGGTGCTATTTGTACTGTTGTCTAGCAACCACCAGCACTACTCTCTGCCCTCTTCTTTGATGGTTTCATGGATAATTTATCAGATCCaaatttctctctctttctctctctctactgaGCAGTGCTATGATGGCTTTGGACTTGACCGGCGAAGCTAcatgactctctctctctctccacaacAGAGATCGAGACTCCGGGCCGGTCCAGGACTGTAGATTATGAGTTGCATTTCACTGTTCTGTGCTGGACTACATGTTCAAGGCGATCGGGATGCATGCGTGACCGGGCGGGCCTTTCTTGTCATCCCGAAATAGCTTCCTCGGTATCCTCATCTCTCGTTTGTCAAACGTGAGCAGTGGAAATCTTTCCTTAGATAACAAACTGCAGGCTCTGCTGCATGCTGGCCGGCCACTCCACTCCAGCACCCATGCATCGATCAGCTTTACCACCCAGCAGTCGTCCTCTCTCCGATCACCAGCTACCTAGCTTGACCACGTACGTCCGGTCCACGTGCAAATCTATGCAGAAATCCAAGATGCATGATCAGCTTGTACCTTGAGGCAGCAGAGCAAGACTCTCTCTCCTTGGAGGACTAGCTGCATGATGGGTCCCAGGAAATAATTCAAGACTCAATGCAAACCCATTTATCTGTCTATTCTTATGTATATTCGTAGTTTAGTTTTTGCCTAGTAATCAACATGCCAGGAAACAAAATGCACGTAACTGTCAAGCGGAGtcatagctagctagctgctcgAGTGATTCAGATAGA
Coding sequences:
- the LOC133917332 gene encoding transcriptional regulator SUPERMAN-like; its protein translation is MERERDDTGEQQPWSYSCGFMASFTWPPRSYPCSFCKREFRSAQALGGHMNVHRRDRARLRHGSPPLPAPPAAARAASSRAPAMTPPIPNLNDPPPPQYHRHRCSSNSSSNKKHDRDDKSSSMAAPTTVSLELGIGVVCSCNAATTTLGGPEDDGLDLELRLGVS
- the LOC133917331 gene encoding uncharacterized protein LOC133917331, producing the protein MGNGADGDAASASRRRCPKHPSEPPFTGFCSACLLDRLHATNLVLASPQPLPYLAPPGLQSLDLEEEEPSPPCSTAGAGAGAGAGRTTLLHLFQLEDQGANQQEQASTSCGDSQDPAPDLQRKRSLRQSCSDWMACCDTSAAANHSSCFPSRQSLDASSSTTAAAPAHVAAAAPCTTTTGVAVVERRTGSLRWNQVWAIRGFLAKPASRHLLNRSFSESSRSRYAHHPGSAAVASSSSSQSQGIRLNSSHSASSAGNVMEISLPDDSVGHCRPRLKNRLHWLRRSHSVHYSSPTSLVDAGLTPFRSRSRSRSRSSSSRSTADKTQQVRRLNLNLDLFAAGFFGTQRHQH